In Salmo salar chromosome ssa14, Ssal_v3.1, whole genome shotgun sequence, the sequence cacattaagtgcactatatagggaatagagtgccatttgagacaaaTACAGAGACAGCATAGCAGGGCCAGCGAAGAACCCCAGAGACCCCTACAGGTGAGGTGGTGTAGCTGCATGTTCTCTTACTAAACCCACTCCAGAGTTTCTCTAAATAAGATCACCTCATGGAGCAGAGCATGACTATGGTATTGCCAACATTCCTTTACAACAGACTATCACAAGCATTAAGATGTTACTAAAATATATAATACCAGCCAAAAGGCAAAAAAACTGATAGCTTTGCTACTGACCCTCAAAACTGGAAACAAAGGCACAGGATGTGGGTCTTTGATTGGCCTTCATCACTGTCCTTTTAAAATCAACAATGATCAGTTCAATTCACAATATGAATCTTTGACTGACTATATTATGAACCCAATGTCTGCTACCATCTATTCATTGATACAGAACACTAACAATAATATATTTCCTAAATGGATGAATCTACCTAATAAAAGGTTTAATTTTCCTTCCTAGATGGAGAACATTTGTGAAACTGGTATGAGTTGATAGTAATCCATCGACGTAGGAAGACATCGGGTTGTTTCTAGATTCAACAAAAGAGAGCAGATCACAGTACACGTTGCCCTCTGGTGGAAAAGAGATCAacaattagaacacaacattCAAAATGAGCGACATGTTGACAGAATCTAGTAGAATCCAACACTGCATTGACCATGGAAATACAAGTAATAAAAATGAGCCACATTGTAGATAGCAGTGATCAGCAATCAAATTCTATCTATGGGAGTACAACAATTTAATTGATTTATTCTTATTCCCATAAAACTACAGATTGGTTTTGCGGACAGATTGCTTTTCAAATAGTTTTTGCTTTAACAAACCCACAAGTAACAATTAGAAATAAAAAGAGAGACATGCGTAAAACTCATCACCTTGGAAGAGTAACTGACACATTTTACATGTTCCCAGAACGGACAATCACATTCAGTTAGCGGAAAAATCCATTCATTAGCTGAAAAATCCCTTCATTAGCCATCCCAGGAGCTTCCTCAGTAGATGGCATCGTGTAAAGTAAAAAGGTAAAACTGGGGACATGAAAGCAACACAGCAGAGACCCAGTGGGAGATTTCTCTAGGgactaaactaatcctcctctcccACCATCATCTCACACAGCAAAGAGAGGAGTATGGATTATTACTGTTTATTATACAAATATCAAAACAAAGATATTAATTGTAATTACCATCATGTCActgtttaaacatttttttaatgtattctTCTTAACTGAATTTCATACATATCTGCCAATAATGGGTTCCATTTCAACCAACCGTCAAATAATTGTATAAAAATAGCAAAAACATAACGACTGTCTCACACACAAACTGGTTTGTTTCTTCCTAATTTCTTTAAAGCCAATTTGGACCCTCAGTTCATAGCCTTGTCTGAGTGGATTACTAAAACGTCTAGCAGTCTCTGTCTGGTTAACGTTACCCTCTGTCTTGACAGTAAGATGGTTTTCAGTGAAACCAACGGCACTTCAAATATCCACAAAGTCAGAGTGAATAGCACATTTATAAGATTGTTTTTTAACAGAGCGGTGTTTCATTTAGTTTAGAATAATAAATAAAACTGTAAAACAAATGGTTCATATGCACCAATCTGTTACAGTAAGTCTTATGATAAGCTTCAAGAAGTCTGCGTATGTGTATAGGTTAAATTAGTTTAAATAGCATTTTAATCtgagctcagacagacactactTTGTCAGTACAAGTGAGATGAGcaataaaaaacaaaacatgtaatAATATACATTTGAAGCagacagaccaacaacaacaaaaaaacatccaaACCAAAATAATATATTATTTTTACAAACGTCTCCCTATATCAGGGTTGCTTATATATCCCTTTGTCACAGCTTGTACAGTACAGGAAGTTTTGATTGGTTGTTCAGAGATGTGACCACTCTCCTAACTAATACTAACCCCTCCCATTACATTGTCCAGGGAGGTGCTATGTGCAAATttgaaatggcacactattccttatatagtgcattaACTTTGGCCAGTAGTTCACTaagggaaatagggtgccattttgaataCGACCTATATCAGAAGAGAAGGCGTGGGCTTCTTCCCTGGCCACGCCTCCTTGGCGTATTTCTTCTTGCGTGGTTCGTTGAGCACCTCGGTCGTGTAGGGTCCAGGGGCAGGATTAGCAGCAGGGTTGAGGGTGACGGAGGGCTGTGCTGAGGCTGAGGTGGGGGAGAGGTCCACCTCTGGAgcagggttagggaagaccagCGGCTGGCCTCCTAGGATAGTAGCTCCAGCCTGGGCCGCGGTGGGGAGGGAGCCGGCCTCTCCACTGGTGGGTGGGAGGTCTCCATAGAGCCCTCCACTGAAGGGGAAGTTCTGCATGCGTCTGGCCACAGAGTCCTCCAGACCTAGTGTAGCGTTACCCTCCATCTTCCTCTTCTGATTGGGTAGCAGGGTTTAGGTGGGAATGAGAAGATTGAAGATGGCAATACAGAGGCGTCAGTTATAAAGCACTGTGAAGTACTCTgacaaatgttttaaaaaagggatttataaatgAAATGGGATTGATTGATATGATCAATCTCGATTTGTCAACATACAACCACTTTTAGCATAGATTGATTGCGATCGGTCaacaccaaggttattatagttgcTTTTATTtctattctttttttaatttgaAATTCAGTTTACTTTCAGTTCTTTTTCAGACCTGATTTGCTCATTTGTTTTAGTAGTatacaaatatttgtattttgtttttatattATTTAGATTCAGTTTTAGTGTTAGGAACAGAAATCATgcatttgtgttgtatagtaataaATAAGGTGATGGTAAGGTCAtagatagggttaggtttaaattaTTCATTCAATCTCATTTTGACTTGGAATAGGAATGCAAAAAATATGGTAGAAAGAAACTCTCATATCCATGTTTACACCAATCCTATGCTTTTTTACTTTAGTTGTACATGTAAGAAGAATATAAGGTATTTTCATAGATATcggttttaccatttagaaatgaaagcacattATGTACCTAGTCCCCCATTTGAAGGTCTCATAAGTATTTGcccaaattcacttatatgtgtattagagTAGTCCCCAAATTTTGGGGGGTTTTGTTTCAGATTaagttgtgcccaatagaaattaatggtaaataatatattgtcattttggagtcacttttattgtaaataagaatagaatgtttctgaACACCTCTACATTAATgtcgatgctaccatgattacagataatcatgaatgaatcgtgaataaggaTGAGTAAGAGAGTTACATAAATAaggtataaataaataaaaagctagATACATTTACACACCAGCTTCAGTAGCTTGAAAACACCATTTACATTTTTGCCCAAAGTAAGAAAAAGGAAACAAAAAAAAGCATAAAGTAAGAGATGGACTTGAAGAAGTAAAACAACTTTTACAATTTTTCCCAAGAATCATCCCCGGCATAAAGTAAGAGATGGACTTGAAGAGGTTTACCTTGATAGGGACAACAGCAGTCTGTACCATGTTCCTGAAGCGCCCTACTGACGGGTCCACATCCTCTGTAACAAGAAAACACACAGGATTACATTATTCATTGTGTGTTCTTGCATGTCTGTGTGCAGGCGTGTGTCTATGTGCACGTGAGTGTCATCATCAACCCTAACTACAGTAACACACCTGGGTTGatgacctcctcctcctcgctgAAGGAGACcctgctgctcctcctcttcctcttgggCCTCACGATGTCCAGGTTTCCATCCTCGATGGTCAGGGTGGAGATACGCTTGTTGTGGGCCGTGTTGAACTCTGTCAGGTTCTAGAACAGGGGAAACAAGAGGATAGCTGTGGTCAGGGTCATCAAACAGATCGAGAAACAAGAAAATGATACTACATAAGTTGCTTGCACAAGACATGAATCTCTCTCCCAAGAACACATGACACACCCTTACCTCCAGCTCGGTCTCCTCCTCAGGTAGACCCAGTAGTCCTTTGAGCTCCTCATCCTCCCCTGCCTTCACCTCTCCCCCAGGTATGGTGCTGGTCTGGGGCTGGGGCTTCTCTCTCAGGGTGTAGACCCGTGTGGACGCCCCGAACGACATAGTGGAGTCGATGGGCACCTGCTGGGGCTTGTGGGGCTCCAGACGGATATGACCGAGAAACGTACCATGAGCTGAGGGGACAGTGTGACATGGATTGTCCTTTTTCGAAATTTCACTTCATGTTGACATACTATATATTGTATTTGTCATCTACAATGATGTGGCATGACCCAAATCTTTTTGTACCAGGGCCCAGCAAGCTATGGTTCTCTTTCTTGAACGAATATTTACACTGAAACAAACACTTGACAACTAACTTAAGTGTCAGACGACCAAGGAACACTGCAGGATACTAAGCAGTACTAGATACTCACTGCTGTTGAGGTCGATCAGGAAAACCCTCTTGAGGTGTCTGTGGTAGACCAGGGCTGAGTGGACACGAGAACACGACTGGTGATCTATGGTGAAGTCACACACGTCTGGATTCCGCCCAAACAGATAATATTTCTTCTCATCAATGATTAGCTTCTACAAAATGAAAAAAAGGCAGGATGAAATGTGAAGAGTTGCCCATCTCAGGTCATGGACTGGTATTGCAATtgttctgtatatatatatatacacacaaaatatgttttattgtcacatacactagataggtgcagtgaaatgtgttgttttacagggtcagccatagtagtatagtgcccctggagcaaattagggttaagtgccttgctcaagggcatttTAGGGTTATATTACATGTAGGTCTTTGACAGCCTTGGAATCCAAGGAGTCAATTGATACAAGCCATGTATTCTGCACACAGGCATTGCTCTTGCTTCTTctatgtgtggttatttttggtcCAGCACCAAAAGCTGTTATTGTCATAAAGGTGGAAGTTGGGGTCAGGGTTAAGACTAGGCTAGTAGACTTACCTCTACTAGCTTGTCTCCCTTCACCACATCTAGATGGAGTCCAGGGGGAGGTTTCCCTGCCCTGACAAAATACACATACGGCAGACACGCACAGTGAACGTTAATTGCATGCCATAATTATGCCTTTATTCAAGACTGTGGTTTCACTGCCTTGCTGCAAAAGTAGTTGAACAAGACTATGGGTTTGCATGCCATTTCTTCTAATAATTTGTGTAAACTGCCCAAGCAATATTCTTACTGTAATTCTTATCTCGGGAAAGGAATAGGATTGCAAATCCTGCATAACAGTAAGCATTCGGGAACACCAATAATGTTACGCCATAGACCTTTATCAAACCTTGACGCTGGATTTCACTGACAAGTTAACGTTAGTTAGTAGAATGTTCTTCAACAGCTAGCATACGACTGTGACTGAGCACTTCAAGATCATAGCCAAGTTAGCCAGATAGCTTGCTAGTTTCTAGTAAGTACACTGCAGCCTATTTCGATACGACTATCTTGTTTATTTCGCCGACATGGACCTTACAACACTCTACTGCATGCTTTTGATTTTTGACAGTCAAAATTATGCATTAGACATCGTCGCAGGTCTTACCATGACGGGCAGTCAAAAAGAGGTGTGTTAGTGCTTGAGTTTGCTGCCATCTTACACCGTGTACAAGTGAATGCTGGGAAAGTGAGGACTTCAGGTTCGTCTGTAGAAAGCTGGGTATCGTAGTTTATGATGAAATACTTCATTGAAAATTTGCCTACTGTTATGTTGAAGTTTAGATACAATTGTGGAAGTTTGTCACCATATTGTTGTTGATTATTTTGCTAATCAAGACATCAAAATTGTTAGTTATTTTCATTGCAAGCATAAATTTAGCCAATCAACATTTTACACTGCATTAGCTGTCACATACCATTGAGGACCTCAAACATAAAACAAATAAAGGGCAGTCAAATAGGGAGATTTTGGTGAAAATAAATACATTCTAAAGAATTGGTCCCATCACAAGTATCAGTCATGCATGTTGATAAACCAAAATGTTCTGTCTTTTTATTAAACAAATTCCAATAGCCATTCATGTAagtggacctgaaacaacaggagacactctctaggccgtagtggacctgaaacaacaggagacattctctaggccgtagtggacctgaaacaacaggagacactctctaggccgtagtggacctgaaacaacaggagacactctctaggccgtagtggacctgaaacaacaggagacactctctaggccgtagtggacctgaaacaacaggagacactctctaggccgtagtggacctgaaacaacaggagacactctctaggccgtagtggacctgaaacaacaggagacattctctaggccgtagtggacctgaaacaacaggagacactctctaggccgtagtggacctgaaacaacaggagacattctctaggccgtagtggacctgaaacaacaggagacactctctaggccgtagtggacctgaaacaacaggagacattctctaggccgtagtggacctgaaacaacaggagacattctctaggccgtagtggacctgaaacaacaggagacactctctaggccgtagtggacctgaaacaacaggagacactctctaggccgtagtggacctgaaacaacaggagacattctctaggccgtagtggacctgaaacaacaggagacactctctaggccgtagtggacctgaaacaacaggagacactctctaggccgtagtggacctgaaacaacaggagacactctctaggccgtagtggacctgaaacaacaggagacactctctaggccgtagtggacctgaaacaacaggagacactctctaggccgtagtggacctgaaacaacaggagacaTTCTCTAGggccgtagtggacctgaaacaacaggagacactctctaggccgtagtggacctgaaacaacaggagacattctctaggccgtagtggacctgaaacaacaggagacactctctaggccgtagtggacctgaaacaacaggagacactctctaggccgtagtggacctgaaacaacaggagacattctctaggccgtagtggacctgaaacaacaggagacattctctaggccgtagtggacctgaaacaacaggagacactctctaggccgtagtggacctgaaacaacaggagacactctctaggccgtagtggacctgaaacaacaggagacactctctaggccgtagtggacctgaaacaacaggagacactctctaggccgtagtggacctgaaacaacaggagacattctctaggccgtagtggacctgaaacaacaggagacactctctaggccgtagtggacctgaaacaacaggagacactctctaggccgtagtggacctgaaacaacaggagacactctctaggccgtagtggacctgaaacaacaggagacactctctaggccgtagtggacctgaaacaacaggagacactctctaggccgtagtggacctgaaacaacaggagacactctctaggccgtagtggacctgaaacaacaggagacactctctaggccgtagtggacctgaaacaacaggagacattctctaggccgtagtggacctgaaacaacaggagacactctctaggccgtagtggacctgaaacaacaggagacactctctaggccgtagtggacctgaaacaacaggagacactctctaggccgtagtggacctgaaacaacaggagacactctctaggccgtagtggacctgaaacaacaggagacactctctaggccgtagtggacctgaaacaacaggagacattctctaggccgtagtggacctgaaacaacaggagacactctctaggccgtagtggacctgaaacaacaggagacactctctaggccgtagtggacctgaaacaacaggagacactctctaggccgtagtggacctgaaacaacaggagacattctctaggccgtagtggacctgaaacaacaggagacactctctaggccgtagtggacctgaaacaacaggagacactctctaggccgtagtggacctgaaacaacaggagacactctctagggccgtagtggacctgaaacaacaggagacattctctaggccgtagtggacctgaaacaacaggagacactctctaggccgtagtggacctgaaacaacaggagacactctctaggccgtagtggacctgaaacaacaggagacactctctaggccgtagtggacctgaaacaacaggagacactctctaggccgtagtggacctgaaacaacaggagacactctctaggccgtagtggacctgaaacaacaggagacactctctagggccgtagtggacctgaaacaacaggagacactctctaggccgtagtggacctgaaacaacaggagacactctctaggccgtagtggacctgaaacaacaggagacactctctaggccgtagtggacctgaaacaacaggagacactctctaggccgtagtggacctgaaacaacaggagacactctctaggccgtagtggacctgaaacaacaggagacactctctaggccgtagtggacctgaaacaacaggagacactctctaggccgtagtggacctgaaacaacaggagacactctctaggccgtagtggacctgaaacaacaggagacactctctaggccgtagtggacctgaaacaacaggagacattctctaggccgtagtggacctgaaacaacaggagacattctctaggccgtagtggacctgaaacaacaggagacactctctaggccgtagtggacctgaaaca encodes:
- the LOC106570277 gene encoding nuclear inhibitor of protein phosphatase 1-like, with translation MAANSSTNTPLFDCPSWAGKPPPGLHLDVVKGDKLVEKLIIDEKKYYLFGRNPDVCDFTIDHQSCSRVHSALVYHRHLKRVFLIDLNSTHGTFLGHIRLEPHKPQQVPIDSTMSFGASTRVYTLREKPQPQTSTIPGGEVKAGEDEELKGLLGLPEEETELENLTEFNTAHNKRISTLTIEDGNLDIVRPKRKRRSSRVSFSEEEEVINPEDVDPSVGRFRNMVQTAVVPIKKRKMEGNATLGLEDSVARRMQNFPFSGGLYGDLPPTSGEAGSLPTAAQAGATILGGQPLVFPNPAPEVDLSPTSASAQPSVTLNPAANPAPGPYTTEVLNEPRKKKYAKEAWPGKKPTPSLLI